The segment CCGCGCGCGGCCATAGTGTCGGTGTGCCAAGAGCCAACTTCATCACCCGCCTGCGCCGCTGGTTGCCGCGCCAAACACTTGGCGCGCGGGGGGAACGCGCAGCCGCGCGATTTCTCAAGCGCCAAGGGTACAAGATCGTCGCGCGGGGCGAACGGGGCGGCGGGGGCGGAGAACTCGATCTGGTGGCGGTCGATGGCCGCACGGTGGTCTTTGTCGAAGTGAAAACGCGCGAGTCGCACGACGCCGGCCACCCGGCCGAGGCGGTTGATCGGCGCAAGCAAGTTCAAATCACGCGGCTGGCGACGTCGTTTCTCAAATTTCACGGGCTGCTCGATTGCCCGTCGCGGTTCGACATCGTGGCGATCACCTGGCCCGCTCGCGGCCAGCCGACCATCGAGCATTTTCAAAACGCCTTCGAGGCGCAGGGGCCCAATGGCATGTTTGGCTAGCGCGCTACCCCAGCGGCCACTGCCGGCCGAGCGCCTTTTGCTGTAGCGCGGTCAACTCTTCGATGCCGGCGCGGGCCAGCTTGAGCAGCGCGGCCAGCTCGCGATCGGAGAAGGTCGCTTCCTCGCCGGTCCCTTGAATCTCGACGAATTGCCCGCCGCCGGTCATCACCACATTCATATCGACCGCGGCGGCCGAGTCCTCTTGGTAGTCGAGATCGAGCACCGGCTGGCCATCGACGATGCCGACGCTCACCGCCGCCACGCTCGACCGAAACGGCGCCACGCTCGCCGGCAACTTGAGCGAGCGCACCGCGTCGACCAGCGCCACAAAGGCCCCGGTGATGCTGGCGGTGCGGGTGCCGCCATCGGCCTGCAGCACGTCGCAATCGACCGTGATGGTATAGCCCGCCAGCGCGGTCAGGTCGGTCACGGCACGCAGGCTGCGGCCAATCAACCGCTGAATCTCCGTGGTGCGGCCATCGATCTTCCCCCCGCGATCGCGTGGCTTGCGCGGGCTGGTGCTGCCGGGCAGCATGCTGTACTCGGCCGTCACCCAGCCGCGCCCTTCGAGCTGCATCCACTTAGGCACTTCGTTCGACACGCTGGCGGTGCAGAGCACCACGGTGTCCCCCGCTTCGATCAGCACGCTGCCAGGCGCGGGCTTGGTGTAACGCCGCTTGATTTTGAGCGCGCGGAGTTGGTCGAAGCGGCGATCGTCGTGTCGTTTCATGAGTCTCGCGGACAAGCGGATTTTTGAGGGGGGACAACGAAGCTAGCGGCTCATCAGCCACGCCAAGATGCCCTTTTGGGCGTGCATGCGATTGGCGGCCTGCTCGATCACGATGCTCTGCGGCGAGTCCATCACCTCGGAGGTGACCTCCTCCTCGCGATGCGCCGGCAGGCAGTGCATGAAGTAGGCGCCCTGGGGCGCCTTTTTGAGCAGCGCGGCGTTCACCTGGTAGCCCGCGAAATCGCGACGCCGCTTTTCCGATTCGGCCTCTTGTCCCATGCTGGTCCATACATCGGTGTACACGGCGGTGGCCTCGCGCACGGCGGCAGCCGGATCGGCGGTGACAGTCAACTCCAGCTTGGGGACTTCTTGCTTCAGCCGCGCCAAAAACGCTTCGTCAAAGCGGTAGCCCTCCGGCGTGGCCATGGTGAACCGCACATCGAGTTTGCCGCAGGCCATGGCCAGGCTGCGGGCGACGTTGTTGGCGTCGCCAATGTACGCCAGCGTGTGGCCGTTGAGACGCCCCACCATTTCGCGCAGCGTGTACAAATCGGCCAGCACCTGGCAGGGATGTTCGTAGTCGGTGAGACCATTAATCACCGCGCAGCGACAATAAGAGGCCAGTTCTTGCACGGTGTCGTGCCGCTTGGCGCGGATCACCAGCACATCGACATATTGGCTGAGCACGCGGCCAAAGTCGGCGATGCTCTCGCGCGATCCCCAGCCCGCCTCGTCTCCCAAGAAGACAGTGCCGCCGCCGAGGTGGGTCATGCCCGCTTCAAAGCTGACGCGGGTCCGCAGCGACGGCTTTTCGAACAACAGTCCCATCACGCGTCCCGGCAACAGCGCCTCGCGCAGGCCTTCCTCGTAGCGACCTTTCAGGTCTTTGGCGATGGCGAAGATCTGCTCAATCTCCGCCGTGCTCAGGTCGCCAATCGTCAACAGATGCCGCATGTCTTGCTTCACTTGGGTTTTCAAAATGCCAATGGAATCCTGCTTTGCGCTTGCCCCCTGAAAACGCAAATGGCCCACGGGAACTACCGTGGGCTTTGCTGGGGGAAAACGCGTTGTTTGAACGGTTAACGTACTTGCTGCTTGACCGCCTCCGCAATGATGTCGCAGCCTTCGTGCGCCTGCGCCTCGGTCAGGTTCATGGCTGGCAACAGCCGCAACACGTTGCCTTGCGTGCAGTTGATCAGCAGTTTGCGATCGAGACAGCTTTTAACGACATCGGCGCCGGGGATTTTTAGTTCCACGCCAATCATCACCCCCATCACTCGCACGTCGGAGATCAACTCGCACTCGCTGGCCAGCGCCGTCATGCGCTGGCGGAACACCTCGCCCAATCGCTGCGCTTGATCGAGCAACCGCTCGCTTTCGATCATTTCCAACGTGGCGATGCCGGCCCGCGCCGCCAGCGGATTGCCGCCAAAAGTGGCCGCGTGCATGCCGGGCCGCAGGCTGGGGGCAATCTCGCGCGTGGTCAACAGCGCCCCGCCCGCTACGCCGCCGCACAGCGCCTTGGCCAAGGTCATGATGTCGGGCGTGACATCGAATTGCTGATAGGCGAACCACTTGCCCGTGCGTCCGCAGCCGGTCTGCACCTCGTCAAAGATCAACAGCAGTTCGTGCTGGTCGCACAACTCGCGCAGTCCTTGCAGGAAGCCCGGCGGCGCGATTCGCACACCCCCTTCGCCCTGGATCGGCTCGATCATGATCGCCGCGGTCTCGTTGTCGATCAGGCGACGTACCGCGTCGAGGTCGCCGAAAGGCGCGTAGAGAAAACCCGCCATCAGCGGGCCCAGACCTTCGTGATACTTGGGCTGCGCGGTCGCCGTGGTGGCGCCGAGCGTGCGACCATGAAAGCCCCCCTCGAACGTGATGATCTTGTAGCGCTGCTTCGGCGTGTGCAGGCGGGCCAGCTTGATCGCGGCCTCGTTCGCTTCGGTCCCCGAATTGCAGAAGAACGCCTGCCCGCCAAAGCTGCGCTCGCTCAGCATTTGGGCCCAGCGTCCTTGCGCCTCCATGTACCAGGTGTTCGGCACATGAATCAGACTGGCCACCTGTTCCTGCACCGCCTGCACCACCGGCTCGGGGCAGTGCCCCAAGAGGTTGCAACCCCAGCCGGGGAAGAGGTCCAGGTATTTGCTTCCCTCGGCGTCCCAGACGTACGAGCCTTCGCCGCGCACTAGACACACCGGAAAACGCGTGTAATTGGGGATCACGTACTGCTTGAACAGTTCGATCGTTTCCGCCGAATTTAAGGCTGCCGTCGCCATGGCCCAGGCTCCCAATTGATGACCAGCGTTTCACCGGCCCCGTGCCGCGAAACCAATCTCCACAAGAGACGGCGCCGCGGGTTCAGGTTCGCTCCGCAGGATGGACTTCTCCCGCCAATTACTCCCGGATGATTTCCGTGCCAACGCCGCTGCTGGTGTAAATTTCCAACAGCAGCGAGTGTCGCAAACGTCCGTCGATGATGTGAATCTTGCGCACGCCCCGATCGAGCATGTCGAGGCAGGCCTCGACCTTGGGGATCATTCCCGACTCGATCGCCCCACTGCGGATCAAATCTTGCGCCTGACCGGCGTTGAGCGAATGGACGAGCGTGCCGGGATCGTTCTTGTCACGGCGCACACCATTCACGTCGCTCAAGAACACCAGCTTTTCGGCGCCCAAGGCCAGTGCCACTGCCTGCGCCGCCGTGTCGGCGTTGACGTTCAGTTTTTCGCCGTCGTCGCCCAAGCACATCGAGGGAATCACCGGCACGATATCGGCATAACAAAGATTTTCGATCGTCTCGCGATCGACCCGCGTCACGTCCCCCACGTATCCCAGATCGATTGACTGACCCTCCGGATCGGCCAGCGTCAGTCGCTTGCCGAACAGCACGTTGGTGGTGCGAAAATTGAGCGGCGCCGCGCGGCCCCCCAATCCTTCCATCCGGGCAACCAGGTCCTCGTTGGTTTCGTAGGCCAGCACGCGTTCGACAATGTCGCGGGCGGCGGCATCGGTATATCGGCGGCCTTGAATGAACCGGGCCTCCAGCCCCGCCTCGGTCATGGCCCGGCTGATCGCCGCGCCGCCCCCATGCACCACCACCGGCCGCATGCCGACCGTCTCCATAAAGACGATATCGAGCAGCAGGTGCCGCAGCGCGTTGGCGTCTTCCATCACGCTGCCGCCGAGCTTGATGACCGTGATCTTATCGCGAAACCGGCGGATCCAGCCCAGCGCCTCGATCAGGACATCGGCCTTCGTAATCGCATCTTCCAAGCCCGTCGGCTCCCGGCGTCGTGGGGTGATTGGTTTCCCGGAATCGGCGCAAGTGCCGTCTGGGAAAACGGTTCATTGTAAAATCCCCCTCCCCCCCGTCAATGAAGCGAAAACGGGCAAGTGACACGGTTTGGGGTGCGAAATTCTTGACCCCCGCGGACACGATGCCCAGTCAACAGCGTACTAGCTCACTAGCGCGACGAATACCGCGACAGCGACACTGAATATCGCCTGAATGACCGCCATCCATCGCATGCCACGTTCAAAATCCGACTTGAGCAGATTCCGATAAACAGTTCGTGTCTCTTCGGCCGGAACAAATAGGCGCACGAATTGACGTGGACGACTAGAAAAGTACCCCGTTGATGCCGCAACGCACCAGAAACCGACGAGCGTGAGGATCGCCTCATCCATGCCCGCATCCTACTCGGCGCCGTTCCCTCGGGTAAAAAGCAATTCGCGATATCACCACCCGGCATCGCATTCGCCCCGCTGCTCGAACCAGTCCCCATTTACCCAGTCTCCATTCACCAAGGTGTCATAGCGGCGAAAGGAGCGGCCGCATTCCTGGCAGTCGCCCCGCTTGACGCTGCCGCCACATCGCTTGCCGTCACGGATGCCATCCCATAATCCTCAGGGAGAGATTTGCAGCGTGCCGTCGCATGCCGGACAGCGCGTTGTTGGAAGCGGCCGCAAGTGGAGCCACAAGCCAACCGCCAAGTAGACGAGCAATGGGCTCAGGACAATCAGAGCCGCAAGTAAATAATGCGTCGCTGAAAACGCGTTCATGTAACAAATGAATTGATTGCCAAACTTTCGAGTCGGAGTAGACTCTGCGCTTAGTGGGTGAGCAGATGATCTGTCGGCAGTGACTGCCGAACCACCATTCTCTCTTCCGGGTACGGGCCCTGTATAGGACATCGCCCCCGTACTCAGGCGGCCAATCACAGAAGGAGCCGCTAATGTGTACTCAGCTTGCTTCCGCATGCGCGCGCAACGGGATGCGCTGCGCCGTCACGCTGTCGATGGTTCTCGCAGCGCTGGCCAGTTCCACTACAGTCTTGGCAGGCGTCATACCCATTGCGCCGCCGCCGTCGGTCTTGCCCGGAGTGCTCGAAAGCAATACCGACGCGTATCGTTTCGACGAGCAGCAAGTCTTGCTTGGCGTGGCTGTCGCCGTCGATATCGCCACGCCTGGGTTGTACGACAATTCGAATCCTGACGACCCCGGCGTTATTCCGGCGGGCACCTGGGTGCGAAGCTACTTTCTTCATCGCGATCCAGTCGGCTCCGCGTTTGGCGTCGTCACCGGCACCGTGATCTCACCCACGAAAGTGCTCGGCATCATTTTCAGCGACGCCAATTTGGACGCGACCGATCCGTTGGTGGGCGCGCTGGGAACGACTTACCCCACCGGAACTGGCTTTCGAGGCATGGAGATCCCGTTCATCATCACACCCGACGAGATTTTCTGGGACGGCAATCAAGTGACTGTCTCGTTTGAATCCGACGCTGCTCTGGTGGTGGATCAAATTCGCGTATTGGCGGAGATACCTGAACCCGCCTCAGCAACCATAACGCTGTCGGGATGCTTTGCGCTGGGATGGGCGGCGCGGCGGCGAGCAAGGCGGCTAGCGGCCTAAAAGAAGATGCGCGTCGGCTCGTTCATGCCGACGCCGCGAAAGTAGTTGACGTAGTGAAACACGGCGGGCGCCACCAAGAGCAGGCTGTCAAAGCGATCAAGCAGCCCGCCGTGTCCGGGGATCAACTCCCCCATGTCCTTGACGCCCACATCGCGCTTGACGCTGGAGAGCATCAGGTCTCCCAGTTGTCCGAGCAGGCTGATCGTTAGCCCCAGGCCGATGAGATACGGCGTTTGGTTCAAGGGCGCTTCGGCGAACACCATGCGGCCTACAAACGAAACGACCAGCGTGGTCAACGCGAGCGCGCCCAGCGCCCCCGCCACGGTTTTGTTGGGACTGGTCTGCGGCGCCAACTTGTGATGGCCAAAAAGCTTGCCGCAGCAGTAGGCGAAGATGTCGTTCAGTTCGACGCTGAGCACAACCAGAATAATTATCGGCCGGTAAGCCCAATCGTTGGCCAGATAACCCAAGTGGGCGAGCGCGCTGCCAAATAGCAGAAACCCCCATACGCCCAGCGCCACGCGCAGCACATAACCTTTGGGCTGGTCGTTCAGGATCGCTACGGCGGCAATCGCGACCGCTCCCAAGGGGACCAGCGCCATGAAGAACGCGTACCAATGATCGAGCGAGGCCAAGGCCACCAGCACGATGGCAATCTGCACGCACCACATGACGCGCGTTTCAGCCGCCAAACCGACCACGCGTGCAAACTCTCGAAACGAGAAGATGCCGAGAATAGCGATGCCACTGATGGTCCAAAACGCCCCGGCCAGCACCGGCGCCAGTAACAACGGAACCAACACGCACCACGACTGTGTGCGCCGCATGAGCTCGCGATAGCTCTCGGCGCCGATGCGCTCAGTCGCTCGCAGCGCGGCGATCACCACGAGCGCGACGACCAACAACACGGCCAGCGCTGCGGCCACCCAAAATGTAAAGGGTTGATCTAGCGCGTGCTCGTAGTCAAATAACCGCGCACGCGAGCGAGCATCGAGCATGTCATGACCCCTGCAAGTATCGAGCGGCGCGCCACAAACGCCGCGCCGTGGTGACCAGTGTGCCAACAAAGATCATCGCCAACACCAGTGCGGGCAGCCGCCAATCCATTGGCCGCCAGGCCGCTGGCGCCAGTCCCATGTAAACGGCCAAGATTGTGACCATCAGCGCGCGATGCTGTTTGGCCATCGGACCGCAGTAATCTTGTGGGGCGCCCGCCACTTTACCCAGCGCGCGGACATAGGCGGTTAATACAGCGCCCAGGGCGGCCAGATAGCCCAAGGTTGGGTCGCTAGCTGCCGCGTAACCCAAGCCGATCAGCATGAAGGCGTCGGAGAACCGGTCCGGCGCTTCGTTAAACAATTCGCCGAGCCGAGAAGCTTTGCCGGAAGCGATCGCCACCATGCCGTCGAACATGTTCGCTTGCAGACGCAACTGCACACACACCGCGCCCACCAACCAAGCCAGTCGATTGAAGTCCGGATACGCCGCCGTCGACCAGAAGGCCAGACTCGCCAGCGCGCTGACAACGACGCCGGCAATCGAGATTCCATTGGGAGAGACGCCGCGAGACGCCAACCAGGCGGCGATGGCCTGCGACGCCTTTAAGTTGCGCGAGGCAATCGGCCGACGTTCACCGGGTTCGTAGCGGACTTGCGCCATCGGTCACTTCCCCATCCAGTACATGCCAGCGATCAATGCCGCCATACCAGCGACGTTGATCGGTTTGATTGGTTCCTGATAGGCCAACCAAGAAATCACAGCGGCCCAAATGAACGTCGTCGCATAGATTGGGTACAACACCGCGAGGCTGCCGCCCCGCCGGAAAGCCGCCACAAACAGCGCCATCACCGCGATGTAGCAAACGACTCCACCAATGAGGCGCGCGTTCCAAACGTAGCTGGCCAGCGATCCGCTGACGCGCTCGGCGCCCGACTTGTAAAGAAACTGGCCAATCGCGCCCAAGAGAGACGCCAAGAGAAAGCAACCGATTGAAAAGGCGGGCGTGCGCATCGTCTGCCCTGGAAAAGTTGGAGGGGCGGGACCGCTACGCGCGGCGCCGCTTGGCAAGTTGACTGTATTCCGGCTGCAAATAGTAGTGACACAAGGCAATGGCCAGCGCGTCGGCCACGTCGGGAGGCTCGGGCAACGTCGCCAGATTAAGTTCGCGCTGCACCGCGTCTTGCATCTGCGCTTTAGGCGCGCGACCGTTGCCGGTGAGGATCTTTTTGATTTGCGTGGCGCTGTAGTGCTTGACGGGGATAGTCGACAGCGATGCCGCCAGACAAATCACGCCGCGCGCGTGGCCCATCAAGATCGCGGTGCGCGGCCGCTTGTAATGTGAGTAAAGCTGCTCTAGCGCCATGATGCCCGGCTGTAACGAGCGAATCACGTCGAGCACGCCGCTATGCACCTCGGCCAGCCGATTGGTGAGCGAGCCGCGATCGTGCCCACGCACCACCCCCGCTTCGCATACCTTGGGTCCCTGCGGAGTCACCTCCAGCACGGCATAGCCGGTGATGTTCAATCCTGGGTCGATGCCAAGGATCCGCGGTCGACCGGTATGGCGCTCTAGCCGATCTTCCATTCCGTGCCGCTGGGGCGGTCCGTGAGAGTGATGTTCAACTCAGCGAGCCGATTGCGAATCTTGTCGCCCAGCGCAAAGTTCTTGCTGGCGCGAGCTTCGGCCCGCAACTCGATAAACAACGCCATGAGCTGTTCGACCAATTCGTTGTTGGCCGCGGCGTCTGGCGCCTCGACCGGCTTTTGAAAAAGACCGAGCACGGCGCTCAACTCGCGCAGCACCAAGGTCCCGGCCTGCAATAGCTTCACGCTCTCGGCGCTACGCGCTGAGGGATCTTCCAACTTGCCCGAGTCGATCATCCGGTTGAGCATGCGGACTAGTTCAAACAAGTCGCCCACGGCGCCGCCGGTGTTGAAGTCGTCGTCCATGGCCTCGATGAACCGTTGGCGCCGTTCTTCAATCTGTCGCCAAACCGGATCGTCGAACGGCTCGGTTGGCGACACCATGCGTCGCGCCGGCGGCTTGAGCGAGTAAAAACTGTGACCGGTCACCCGCTCGAATCGCTCGAAAAACCGGTAGAACGTCTCCAGACTCGTGGCCGACTCGCCAATCCGCGCCGTGCTGAAGTAGATCGGCCGGCGATAGTGGCTCGACAACAAATAGAAGCGAATCGTCTCGGGGCTGAATTCTTTGATCAAGTCACGAAATGGCGAGGCGCCTTTCGACTTGCCCATCTTGCCCGCCTCTTGCTCGGCCTGATTGCCTTCGGCCGATTCGCCGGCGCGGGTGTTGCGGCCACCGACCTTGCCCACTTCGTCGGCCGCCTGCATCAGGCCGTTGTGCAACCAATACTTGGCTTGCGGCTTGCCGTGGCAGCATTCGCTCTGGGCGATCTCGTTTTCGTGGTGCGGAAACATCAAATCGAGCCCGCCGCCGTGGATGTCGAACGTCTCGCCCAACAGCCGCCGGCTCATGGCCGAGCACTCGATATGCCAGCCGGGGCGCCCATTGCCCCACGGGCTAGGCCACGACGGTTCACCGGGCTTGGCGCCTTTCCATAGGGCAAAGTCGGCGGCGTTGCGCTTGCGGCCCGCCATCTCTCCCCCTTCGCCTTGCAGCGAAGCCACATCGCGCCCGCTCAGCTTGCCATACTCGGCATCGCGACTGACGTCGAAGTAAACATCGCCCCCCTCGGCCGGATACGCGAAGCCTTTGGTCACCAGGTCCTGTATGAACTGGACGATCTCCACAATGTTGTCGGTCGCCCGTGGGAAGTGATCGATCGTGTCGATGCCCATCGCGGCCAAGTTGGCGCGGTAGTCGTTTTCCATCTCGCGGGCCAGTTCGTCCAGCGTGATGCCGCGCGCCTGCGACTCGTTGATCAGCTTGTCGTCGATATCGGTGATGTTGACGACAAACGTCACCTCATAGCCCGAGTAAACCAGAAAACGCTTGATGGCGTCGAAGATCACCGGCCCGACCATGTGGCCAATGTGACTCGGCTTGTACACCGTGGGGCCGCACAAGTAGATGCCAATCTTGCCCGGTGTAACGGGTTCCAATGACGATTTGGTCCGCGACAGCGTGCTGTAAATGCGAATCGTATCGGCGGGTGGCGACATTGACGCGCCAGGGGCGGAAGCGAGTTGAGTGGTCATAGTTCGAGCAATGCAACTACTTGGGCCATGATGGCTTCTTCGCGGCCGACGGGACCAACCCGTTCGCCGGTCTTGGCCTTGACGCCCACCGCCGTCGCGTCGACCGAGAGCAACTGCGCCACCCGGTGGCGAATCGCGTCTTTATAGGCCGACAACTTGGGCCGTTGGGCAAACACAATGCAATCCAGATTCACGATTCGATAGCCGGCGGCGGAGACTTTTTGCCAGGCCAGGCTCAGCATCTCGGCCGAATCACGGCCGCGATTCTCCTCGGCGTCGTCGGGAAACAATTCGCCGATGTCGCCCAGCGCCGCGGCGCCGAGCAAGGCATCGGTGATGGCGTGCAGCAACACGTCGGCGTCGCTGTGGCCGACCAGGTGCTGCTCGTGCGGAATGGTGACGCCACCAAGCACGAGCGGCCCCCCCGGCGCAAGCCGATGCGTATCGTGCCCGATGCCGACGCGTGCCTTGAGCGTGGCTGAAACTCCTGGCGACAGAAAGTCTTTCCTCCGTGCAATTTCGGCGGAAAGTATAGCCCTGACTCCCCAAATTGACAACGCGGGTCGCGGGTCGCGGCGGCGGTTCGCTACTGTTCCGCCCTGCGAGGCGCTTCTATAATTCGCCCGCCATGGCGATTATCGAAATACGCAATCTCTCCAAATCGTACCGCGTCTATCAGAAAAAAGAGGGGCTACTCCCTTCCATTCGCGGACTGTTCCGCCGCGAACATCGCGAGGTGCAGGCGGTGCGCGGCATCGATCTCGACGTCGAAGCAGGGGAGTTCGTCGCCTTTCTGGGGCCCAACGGCGCTGGCAAGACCACCACACTCAAGCTCCTGTCCGGGGTCATTCATCCCACCGCTGGCTCGGCCCACGTGATGGGGTTTGTCCCTTGGCGACGAGAAAACGGGTACCGCCGCCGCTTCGCCCTGGTCATGGGACAGAAAAATCAACTCTGGTGGGACCTGCCGGCCCAAGAGTCGTTTCGACTGCATCAGCAGATCTACCGCATCGATCCGCGCCAGTTCGACGCCACGCTGGACGAACTGGTCGACCTGCTCGCGGTCAGGCAGTTGCTCAACCGGCCGGTGCGCGAGCTTTCGCTGGGCGAACGCATGAAGATGGAGCTAATCGCGGCGCTACTTCATTCGCCGGAGGTGCTCTTTCTCGACGAGCCGACCATTGGGCTCGATGTGGTCGCTCAGCACAACATTCAGCAGTTTCTCAAGCACTATCAAGAATTGCGACGGATCACAATTCTGCTCACCAGCCACTACATGAAGGATGTGGCGGCGCTTTGTCAGCGCGCGGTGATCATCGCCAACGGCGAAGTGATTTACGACGGATCGCTGGCGGGCATACGCGATCGCTTCAGCAGTCAAAAGCTGCTTACTCTGCAATTCGCCGATGAGCACGGCCCCCCCGACCTGTCGATGTACGGCGAAGTGCTCGAGGCGCGGGCGCCCAAGGTCAAGCTGCGCGTCGAGCGCCGCAGCGTGCCAGAGGTGTTGTCCCACGTACTGGCCGCGCACTCCATCGAAGATGTGAGCGTCGAGGATCCACCGCTCGAAGACGTCATCGCCGAGGTCTTCTCTCAGGTGCAAGCCGCGCGGGGCGCCAAGGAAGCGGCGGAAGTCGCCGCCGTGGCGGAGCGCTAACCTACGGTCGGCGCCGCCAGACCGTCGCCACCGGATCGGTGTACTCGCGCCGCCAATCTGCTTCGGCGGCCAGCCGTTCGTTAATGGGCGAACCAGCCGGCGCCAGCACCAGGCGCGTGGGATATTGGTCGATCAATGCGCGCCAGTCGCCTCGCACCGCGAAGAAATCGTCGACCATCTGGACCGTCGCATCGGGATAGGCCGTTTCGTAGCGGCCATCGAGCGACACGCGGCAGGTGGGCCATAATCGCCAGATGGCGTACTCGCCCCAATTGAACGGCACGGCCAAGTTGCCCCCCTGCGGATCGCGCTGCAAGAAGTCGATCGCGTTCACAGGATAAATCACCATGTTTTCGATGGCGGTTGATTGCGGCAGCGCAAACTCCGCCGGCCCATCGAGCGCCGCCATCCCGTAGAGCTGAAAACAGGCCAATAGCAGCATGGTCAGCGCCATCAGCACATCAGCCCGGCGCGCAACGCCAATCAACGAGCAATAGGGACGCGGACGCGGAAAGAGAATCCCCGGCGTCAGGCCGCAGCAAGCAATTGCAAACAGCGGCATGTGCCGCGCGTGCCGCATGGCCAACACCAGCGTCACGCCAATCACTAGCATCGGAGCCAGTGATTGGCGCCACTGATCGCGCAGTTGCCATAGCGCTGCGACGGCCAAGATCGCCAGAATCCAAAACGGAAAATAGGTCACATTCCATGGAACTGGCGCCCATTCCGCCACACCCGGCCGACGCATGGTGACGGCGGGAATCAGATACAGCCAATAGTCGAAGCCGTAAGGATTGATTAACGTCGCGCACGCACAGGTCAGCAGCATTCCCAGCAGCAAACGGCCACGCCGATCGCCAATCATGCCCACGGCATAAAGTGTTAGCAGACCCATGCCCGCCAGGAATCCGCCATGCAGATTACACCAGGCGACCATCGTGATCGGCAATGCGAACATGGGCCAGCGCTCCCCGCCGCGACGGTAACCCTCTAGCAGGTACAGCCACAGTGCGAAGAAGAAGTAGGTGAAGAGCTGCGCCCTTGGCATCAGGCCATAGCCGAACACCGGCATCGCGACCGCGAACATCGCC is part of the Pirellulales bacterium genome and harbors:
- the ispF gene encoding 2-C-methyl-D-erythritol 2,4-cyclodiphosphate synthase, with protein sequence MSPGVSATLKARVGIGHDTHRLAPGGPLVLGGVTIPHEQHLVGHSDADVLLHAITDALLGAAALGDIGELFPDDAEENRGRDSAEMLSLAWQKVSAAGYRIVNLDCIVFAQRPKLSAYKDAIRHRVAQLLSVDATAVGVKAKTGERVGPVGREEAIMAQVVALLEL
- the cysS gene encoding cysteine--tRNA ligase, whose translation is MTTQLASAPGASMSPPADTIRIYSTLSRTKSSLEPVTPGKIGIYLCGPTVYKPSHIGHMVGPVIFDAIKRFLVYSGYEVTFVVNITDIDDKLINESQARGITLDELAREMENDYRANLAAMGIDTIDHFPRATDNIVEIVQFIQDLVTKGFAYPAEGGDVYFDVSRDAEYGKLSGRDVASLQGEGGEMAGRKRNAADFALWKGAKPGEPSWPSPWGNGRPGWHIECSAMSRRLLGETFDIHGGGLDLMFPHHENEIAQSECCHGKPQAKYWLHNGLMQAADEVGKVGGRNTRAGESAEGNQAEQEAGKMGKSKGASPFRDLIKEFSPETIRFYLLSSHYRRPIYFSTARIGESATSLETFYRFFERFERVTGHSFYSLKPPARRMVSPTEPFDDPVWRQIEERRQRFIEAMDDDFNTGGAVGDLFELVRMLNRMIDSGKLEDPSARSAESVKLLQAGTLVLRELSAVLGLFQKPVEAPDAAANNELVEQLMALFIELRAEARASKNFALGDKIRNRLAELNITLTDRPSGTEWKIG
- a CDS encoding ABC transporter ATP-binding protein, whose protein sequence is MAIIEIRNLSKSYRVYQKKEGLLPSIRGLFRREHREVQAVRGIDLDVEAGEFVAFLGPNGAGKTTTLKLLSGVIHPTAGSAHVMGFVPWRRENGYRRRFALVMGQKNQLWWDLPAQESFRLHQQIYRIDPRQFDATLDELVDLLAVRQLLNRPVRELSLGERMKMELIAALLHSPEVLFLDEPTIGLDVVAQHNIQQFLKHYQELRRITILLTSHYMKDVAALCQRAVIIANGEVIYDGSLAGIRDRFSSQKLLTLQFADEHGPPDLSMYGEVLEARAPKVKLRVERRSVPEVLSHVLAAHSIEDVSVEDPPLEDVIAEVFSQVQAARGAKEAAEVAAVAER